Sequence from the Osmia bicornis bicornis chromosome 13, iOsmBic2.1, whole genome shotgun sequence genome:
ACGTAATGGTAATGTTTTGGATCACTGGTTATGATACTAAACGATAGACGGTATTGTGCGATAAAGATAAATAGGGTTGACTactataatattaaaaaatgtttgtaataaaaaaaataatagcaaCGCTTTGGATTATCGGTTATCGACATCGCGGCGAGCAGCGACCCGCGTAAAATACGATTACGAAAGTTCTCGTTCGATTTTGGTGCTAATCTAATCGGAATCCTAGTCACCGCGGTATAGTACGTAGAACCTAATTTGCTTTCGTTCGAATCGAATCGTTGAGCATTGAAGCGCGATGCTCTCGATCAGAGAAAGATAATTGTCCTCTGGGTTACCAATCTCCACAAAGAGACAGCACTTTCCTCATCGGCCGATTGAAAACGAAAGAGCCTCTCTTCGGATACAGAAGTCGATAGCGGTAGCATTTGAAACGCGAATTGAAAATGAACGCGTCAAGCATTCCTCTCCAGTGTTTCGCAATGCATCGTTGAAACGGGTCTTTTTGCTTGTTGGCACGTAAGCGGGATTGGCACAGATTTTTTTCCAAGGTTTTAACATGGGGACAATTTATCGTTCGATCGATAGAAAAAGAAGGTCGAACGAATCTATCGTGGCAAGGAATAATAGTATCGGAAAGGCTTCGGTCATCTGTAAATCTGTCTGAAAGAGTTACGCTCTCCCAGTGATTTCTGCGTAACAAGGGGTTGTGTTGTAATCGTTGCCTGCTCATCGATCTTCCCGCTATCAAACAACCCGTCAAAGGACGATGATGGCGCAAATAAATGGAACGTGATATGGTCGTAAGGAACTCTTTATTGTACGCGCAAATCAGTGAATTTGTATACAATCGCATCCATTCCGAATCATTTTCACATCGCACTGTTGCTTCTTCTAATAATACTGTGACGGAGGTGTTACAGTTGCTGTGAATATTCAAATTATCTACTAATTAAATAGATTATCCAacgttataaataaattacaggCTCGCTTAATCTAGAcgattaaattatattactcgCGCGGTTTCGAACAATTACGTCGATCGTTTTCTTCCGGAAAATCCGGTTGCCATCGCACGGACTCCCATATCGATAGCGCGCTAATTGTAAGCGCGAATAAAAAGTACGGTCACCGAATCggtcctttttttttaaccagTCTTCTTCGGTGTTACAAAGTGCCCCGAATTGTTCCGAATTTGTTCACTTGCAAACGGTGATCCACTCTTCTACCGTGCAATTTTGACACTGCACGTAGCAACACCAGTGAAATTTGCATCTGCACATCTCGACGCGTCGTTGCCTGACCACGTTGTACCCTCTGCCGCAGCACAAGCTGCCGCATCCGTCGCCACCGGAACTGGTCTTGTTGCACCTGCGACCAGCGGTGCCAGGAATGTCCGCGCTGGGATCCCTTTCGCAGAAATTCGGCGATTTTTGGTAATAGAACAGCTGTTTAGCGAGATCGCGAGGCCTTCGCTTCCGTCCGCCACCGCGATGTTTCCTCTGCCTCTGTCGATCCGGCCTTCTTCTTCGCGAACCCCTCACTCGCGTCAATGGCGTTACGCTGCCGAGGTTGCTCTGGGCCACTAACACGGCGTTTCGGAAACGAACCTTCAAAGTTTTCCCAACCAGTCGGAAGTCAGGCGCCACCTTCCAGCAGGTCTTTAGCTCGCAGGAGCCGGACATGCCGTGACACTTGCAGCGCACCTGCATGTTGCTCGCCACCGCCTGCAATTTTCAAGCGAATGTAGCGTATTTCAAATGTCTCTTTTCCGCGCGGAGATCCGATTCTTCGGATCAACGAACGAACACGCGTGGAATGGTCAGAAAAGGGGCAGGAATAACGGCGGAGGAAGGGAAAGGgggaaatttcttttaaacaaaGAGGTGTCGCGTACAAAACAGTTAATGAGTCTACGGCTGGGTGGTCCAGCCCCGGGCTTCGTCTTAATAACGTCGAGGCGAGACCGAGCGTGGAGAGCCGCGTGGAGGAGAGGAACGGGCTCGCCTCTTCTCCTACTCCTCTCCAGCCCTTATTCAACGTTTTCTTTTatactctttctctctcccgTGTTGCTTCTTTACCCGGTGTTCTAGCATCAACGTTAAAACGCGAAGAATCGagggaaaggaagaaaaacgtTCGAGGAAGATGGGTATATTGTCGcggaatgaaatatttatcggGAGAAGGAGAGCAAGACTCGATGAAAACAAGGCTGTAAAAAGGAAGGCGAATGAAAGGGGAGATTAATCAAACGGCTTACCAAGCGACCAGCCTGATTGTTGTGGAGATTGACCGTCGACTGTATATCCCCGACCCTCTCGCGCGTGTCTAGGAACTGTCTCGAGAACTCCATGCCGTAGTCGAGGTTGTGAGAACATCCGCCCCACTTCCATTGCGTGCCCCTTGCCTTGGCAGGAGGCTTACCCTTGTAGCTGGACGGGTCGCATCCGCAGGAGAGCAGTCGTCCCATGCTGCACGCTCGTGCTACGCTGTGGGCCACCCCGGCTGCAGAgatcgcgaacgcgaacgcgGTTTCCCTGTAACCTGTCAGAAATCGAAACCTCTTTAGCCGTTCGTGTCGCTTTCGAAGAAGCCACCTGTTACCGCTACGGTAACGGAAGGAAGAAAGATGGAAGGGTAGCGATCGAGACGCGGGGACCGGTTAGCAAATTGCTGCTCGAAGAGTAATATACGCAACGGCGACAACGGCGATCGTCGATCGTTCCGAGCAACGAGAACGCGAAACAGCGGGACACCGTGGAGCCGAGCTTCCGTAGAAGGAGACTCGGTAGCGAGGATCGTTCGACGATTCGACCGACAGACAGCCATCAGACAAAGTTCAGAGGTAGATTATTCAGCCGTCCGTCAAAACAAAGCGTGGCCATCAACAGCGGCGGCCGGCGGGCATCTATTGACTGCATATATAAACGATCTCTCGGTGGGGTTCCCGTACACGCGATCCCAAACTCTAACCACCTTTCCCGCCAATTTTGCACCTACCGTCTTTAGTCGAAAGTTTAACGAGTCTCGAGCACAGTTGTCCCTTTCGATTTCCCACGATCGACGATTCGAACAAGCTCGTTAGCCACCCGGACGACAGAAAGTGTCGAATTTGAAGAGTAGAATTTGGAAATCCCTCGACCGGGGGAACAAAAGGGTTCAAGCTTGGACCAGTTCGATAAGTAATGCGACGTCAAACGCACTTTTTCTTCGCTACCTCCAAGGTCTGTTCGTCCCCgaagcgtcgcgtcgcgtcgactGGAGTCGGATTGACGGATGGTCGATCGTCAAACCGCAATGGTGGCTGTCAACTTACAAACGATACGACACACGGCTGTCCGCATCGGCATTGGAATACGCGCGGTTTCAACTGTCCCTTTCTCCTCTCGACTGCTCGACAATGCCCACACATTACTCTGCCTCCCGTTGCTACCTTCGAAAGAGCTACTCCAATCCACGAATACCGGGCGGTATTTGCAGTATTCATGAGAGACCGAGATACCGGGCAGAGACGACGCGCTAAAGGCACATTCGAAAGGATTTGTGGTATTCGTTCTCGACACCCGATGAGCCACCGGTGCTGTCGTCACGACGGCCCCTTTCGACAAGCATCCCTTTTGTTCTTTCCGTTTTCGGACCGTGTTCCCGAACGCGACTCGCGTCAACCTCCCGACGAAGAAATCGTCGTCCTTTCCAACGATTCTCCACAATTCACCGTCTCGTCGGGTTAGAAAGTTCCTCGAGGTTCTGTCTACTCTTAGACAGGACGTGGTAACGGTGGTACCGAGTCGCGTCTCGACGGATTTAACAGACAGGACGGATCCGTTTCAGCGAGAGAGATCAGACAGCCGGCGGTCGATTACGTCGCCCTTCGTCGATCGGAAGGAACCCGGACGACGTTAAAGACTCGACAGTGGCTCGATCGGTgggtaaatttttttttgggGAGATCGCTGTGTTTGATAGAAACGTCCCCGACGAGGAACGAGGATCGAGCGATCCTCGAGTCGAATTCTGTCGGACAAGATAGAACATTCGAAATATCGAATATTTCCtgttttatttgataaaagaaTAGCAACGCGCCGAGTGGAAGGAGGACCCCGGCTTTCAAGCGAAAACGGAACGAAAACGTCTCTTTATATGGGCTCGCGACGGGAGGGGCGGTTTGAAAGCTCGTGCTTTATACGGCTATTGGCAGCAACTGTTTTATAATGCAGATAACCATTCGAGGGCTGCAGCTACTGCaactgctgttgctgttgctgcagtTCGGTGGTAAGAGGAGCACACCGGGGACTTCGTAATAAATCCTCCACCGGGAGTTGTACGTCTCTTCTGGTGGACAGTCGAGAGGAGAAAGGCTGTAGGTGGAACGAAGAAGAGGCGAAGGCTGAGGTGCACAGAGGACCATGAGCTGCCTCTTCTCTTTACTCTGTCCGGCTGTTGACGCAGGCACGCGGTGACGGATGGCGCACAGACTTTACCCTGCTACCCTGTGTCAAGCCCGAATCACTGTTTAGATAACTCAATAGATAGCGGTAGTTGGTACGAGGCTGGATACGTGTACAGGAGTACACGAAActatttaacccttttcattcttttctacACTTTCACCGGTGAATCGAGCGAAAGAGAGAATCCTCCGTCTGCTTTCGAGCGAATCCCAGTTGTATTTACAAGCGCAAACACTGTCACCGCTGCTGGCGAACGAACGAACCTTGTATACCTTGACTCCGTGGGTAGTGGTTCGCGTTGTGTGGGCCTGTGGGACAGTCAGAAGGAAGACCGTTTCGTGTACATTTCATAATACATTAAGTCGTTTCGCCGTGGTTTAACGAATAACGCGGCAAAAGAGAGACGAGAGGGAAGTGAAGAATGAAGAAGGAAAGGAAGGAACGAGAGAAGACCGTGTCCAGAGAGATTTAACGATGCGCGTTCTCCTCGAGATACGTAGCAAGGCACGAATTTGACACGGTGGATTTCTCGAACGACCGCGTACCCTGCTCACCTGGCCACCGATGTCGTCTTTAAAAAGCTGGAACCGTTGGTAATGGTAAAGTACGGTCCGTTTCTCGGAAGCTGCTGCCCTCTGACTCCGGGCACGAATCTATTTTCACTTTCGGTCGCGTCGGATAATCAGCGGATCGACCTTTCGTTGAAAATCGGGACAAACGTTCGCCACGGTTTTCGCGGCCGGTTCGCTCGCTCGAAAGAAGTCGTGGAATCGACACCTCTTGTTGTCTGGTTTCGGCAAAATGAGCAACgggggaaaagaaaaacgaaggaaaagaaaaggtgTACCGATCCACGAAGGTAGATAACGAGAAGACAGACGCGGCGAGATCGTGGCCACGCAGGATGGAACTTAAGCTTTCAGGTCAGGTGCGCTCGATGTCGCGCTCTCGCGCACTCGTCCGGCACGATATATGTTTCCTCTTTCGACGCACGTACGCGCCACGACGAATTTATATGTCACACTGGAATAGGACAGTCGAAGGGGGCACTCTTCTTTTCTCGTCTGCTCGCATTCGTTCTATCTTGCTCCTTCGTTTTAACGTGGATTTGGGACAGGTTCTCGGAGCTGGCAGCGAGGAACGCTTAACCCCGTGTATTCTGATTTAAGGAAGCGCGCTCGTCTCTCGCCTACGCCGTTTCGTCGACGTCAACGACGTCGTAAAAGATTTCACCTTTCTCTCCCGTTTGCCCACTTCTCGATCCTCCGTGTCAGCGGCACACACCGCGACTTGCTTATGcctagaggtgtgcgagtactcgaatttcgagtcgaacAATAATCGGTTTtgaaatcgacgaactactcgaaaaaatcgaactactcgaatattcgagccctcgtaaatcgaagttccacaagggctcgaatattcgagtagttcgattttttcgagtagctcggcaaattcaagcgatcgactcggctcgaacaatcgaagcgagttcagctcggcttgtaaattacgagtactcgcacacctctaatGCCCGCCTCTGCCCGCCCAATTATCAGCTGGCGAAATAATCTTTTTAATCCTATATCGctcaaattttcaatatttcaactCCGTAACATTCGTCTATTAGATTACGCTCGAATATAAGTATAAATTTCGTGCTTCTCGTTTACCTCTCTGAAGAAGAACACTGCTCTGTTGAGTTCTACTGCTCGGCGTAAGGGACGAACAGTTCCACCTGTGCCACATGAATTGATGCTGACATTCGGATATCGCTATTTGCAGACCTTTAATCGCAGCCACCGTCACGTCCGGATTCCTGTGGCACAGCTCGCGTTGCTCCTTCGTCAGGCCTGGTATACCGTTGCACACCACGGCATTGCCGCTCACCCAATCGTCCACGGAGTTGCTCATTAAGCAGGTCGCGCTGTAAATCAAACGACATTTACCGATTAAACTACTCCCTTCGCTTGGAACGTTCCATTCGAGGATGGCTGatatctctctctctgttaAACGTTCGAATACTTTCAGTGATTGTGTAGCTTGCAGGGAATTCAGACGATTTCTCCgtaaatttcttaatttcatACTACGTTCACGAATGATGTTATCGAATTGGTAATTTGCGATGGGATCTTTTGATCTGGCATAGTATAAATGTGATTTTAAAAGGCTTGAAAGGGATTTCTAATTGCTCGATAAGTTCTAAAAACGAATTGGTTGCAGTGCTTTCGCTCTCGTAAACTTGCATCCAGCCATCGAATCGTCTGCTTTTCTTTAGACTATTTTACGAGACTAAGGTCAAAGGTGCGATAACTTTCAAAGAGCGTTCGATCTCTTTCGTTCTGTGTTCCATCGCATCCTCGGCTTCGGTCGCTAACGCGTTACCCTTTTTCCAACCAGCCCCCTTTCGCATCGTGCCGATAACGCCATTCACGTCTCGGAAGAGTAGCTCTTAAAGCGCTATCTTAAGCGACAGCTTCTGCCTAATGGTGGCGCATTACGAGACACCGggtgttaattaatttccagATGGAAGAAGGTCAGAGAGGATTGCACCGAAGGGTGTACCGCAACGAAGGGTTGTTCCAAAAAAAGAGATAAAAGAGAAACACTCCATCGGGAGCGTACGTATCTTTGACAGGAAGAAGGATTTCGGTCGCGTAGCtagtttatttcattttattcggTTCGTTCACGAAGTGGTCAATTTTTTTGCCAACGGTTCGTCTGGGTCTGGAACGATGTCAGAGGACGGGTGCAAGGTTCTCGGTGGGTCGCTGGTTATCTGCGGGTACAAATTAGCCGACGAGCTTCTCCTAAAGTAAAAGCTGTGTATAGCACCCGCGCGAACcaggaaaagagagaaaagagaggaaaggAGACGCGCAAAGGGACCTCGAGGAGccgaggaaaaagaagaagaactTATACAGGTTGCAGCAAAATTCATGATGTTGGATTGTCGCGAACGAATATTGGATTCGATGAAGCAAAGATATCGCAAAATACTACTTTTTCCAAGATAATTTGACGTTTAACGAAAGCTATCCATAATTACTGGAATCGTGTATTTCGTCAACAGTTATCTAATGTGTTATGAATTTTGCCGAAGCCTGTATATCGTCGAAAAGAAGGTGTCCCGTGAAACGTCGCGCTTCTACCCGTAGTGTGGGAAAGGACGGTGGAGGAGGAGCAAGATTTTAAGGGTCGCGAGGAAGGTTATTGAGGGCTCCCATTACCGATACACCGTTGCCACCGTCGCTATCTTTCGCGCTATTGATGATCTACGGGAAACAGATTAATGATCTTAACTCGGCGAAACAAATTACCGAAGACATCGGGTGTACCTGTGGCAGCCTGACCTGGTCGAAAGGATTCCTTCCTTTCGTTACCTTTCCCCTCCCCCGCTAGCTCCGTTCGTCGCATATCGGGCTTCTTTCGTCGCGGACACCTTTCTTCGTGAAAAACGAGCAGATCTCGTACGCGACGCaatggaaataataaaagGTAACGATACCAGGTTCGTATCTTTGGATCGTGTTCCCCGAACTCGTGGGAAATCGTCGAGCAAATCAAGAGGGTGAACTCGGCAACGCGCGAGACAGAGCGAGGAGGGAATAAGGACAGAGTGGCGTCCTGCATTTTTGCAATGATCCAAGGGGTCGCCGAAGAATCCAAGATGGCGGTAGCTGATGCACGTGTTTTATTTAACTTGTTCGCAAAGGGAAACGAGACGAGcagaggagaaagagagaatcACGGTACGGAATTTCGCATTTAATGGAGGTATACCCGCGGAGAGAGAACTCGTTACCAGAGACTCGCGAGAATTCCTGCGGTAGATATCGAATCGCTTCGGTTCTTTTATTTTCGCGCGAACCAACCTTCTCCGACTACTCTCGGTACCGTCTCGATATTCTGGATCGTCGATGAAAAGCATCGAAAAGACTTCCGCAAGTGAAATTTTTCGCGCGAACCAACGACAGTTCTATTATTCGACGAACCGTGATCGGTAGTCGAGTGTCGGGGTGCTAAGCGGTGGGTTGCGCCCCGTAAACTGGTTTATCGGAGCGTTACATCACGGGGCAGTTATTGGATGCGGTGATTCAATGCCGTTCCGTAAATACGCCGAAGAGCAAGCATGCTTGTATCTATACACGCGCGTTCGTGCATGTCGCTACGGTGTAAGTACTCTTCGGCCTCGTTCCCGGATGCTGTTTGCAATTATTTACGAGAAACCGCGTGGGCAGGAAGGAGAATAGGTCTGACGTTTGATCACGGTCGGACCAACGAGACGGCTCGACGAGCCGGCTCCTCTCCGAAGTGGTACACGCGTACTTAGCTACCTTCTATCACGAAGACACAACATTGTCACAGATAGTTGAGAATGTTTGTCGTTTCGCGTAGCGAGGACGAGAAGAGCGATTTGTATTCCTCGAAGCGGACCAACCGAAGAATTCCTCGCGATTCCTGGAACCGTGTTTTACTTCCGCGCGAGACCCCCGCCTTCCGGAAAACGTCACGATCTCTTCTGGTCCGTAGATTTCTCAAAATTCCATTTTCAGGCTTGAAATGATAGACAGATTATTATTAGAAATCTTTGAGCGTTAAACGAGAAGCGATGAGACGGCTTTCTCTACTTGCTTACTTAACTTCGGGGTAAGTCGAGGCTCCCTGAACATCCAGGgcataaaagaagaagaaacgtttGTTCGCGCGAGAAAGAAGACGTCGAACGATCGTTCCATTGGCGAAAGGAAGATTCGATTAGAGCGTGCAACGCGTTCGACACAGTGCCCGGGCAAGATCGGGTACAGGCATAATGAAGATCGCAGCGGGATCGTTCGTTGTTCGTGCCGGCTGAAAGGGGCCCCTATTTGCACTTCGTCATTGTACTCTGGCTGGAAACCGTCGATACGGCCGCTCTGCCTCCACGAAACGTCTCTATTGACAGATTCTTTCCGGAATCGCAATAGGCGGAAAGGAGAAGTCGCGCGAAGTCGTCCTCGTAAATTATTCTCGACGAAATCAGACACGGACATGCTTTGTCTTTCTTAGCCTTTCTTTGTACGAGAATGATTTCAGATATCGGTTGCGATTTGTCGAGAATCGAGTCACCCTCCACGGTGTTCGAAGGCGtaaagattatttttcaaggCCTAATTTGCCTCGTCTTCGCGATAGAACGTTCGGAATGGATGAATAAATATCCTTGATCAAAGAGGGCGAGACTAAACAAGACACGGCACGACACGAATCCCATCGCCTGATGCGGTGTTGCAATAACAAATCGAAAAGGATAAGATAAAAAGGTGAAGGAAGCTAAGGTCGGATGATATAAGTAGGTACGAATGATTTTACGATGCTGGCTTCGTAAATGTTTGCTGAAATTGAAGTTTCTTGTCTTACTAAATTATTGAGATGGTACGAATACTATGTTAGTGTGCGTATCGGGCTGtttgaaattgttgaaaagTGATTTGTACTTACCGACGATTCTCCAAGAGAATCAGCAAGAGGGCGATGGTGGGTCCGATTCTGATGGCGATCCTAGACGGTGGTCCTTCGTAGACGCGTCCTGATCGAGAAGGAGGCATCCTGTCATCGCCCCGAGGACGTCTCTTATTCTTTAGCGCGGTTTGCCCGCTTTAAAAAGAGTCGAGTGCGACCCCTCGTCCAAGGCTGCACACCCCTAGCACCCGAACGGAAGGACCCCTCGCTCGAGAGACCGGCGTGcctcgtttctctttctttctctccgtACGCTGTTCCTCCGCacgttttcctttcttttctcctgttgtatgttttttttcttttctttctttcgaatCCCACACCTACCACTCTCTTCCTCTCCCGTCACTGGCGCGGTGCCTGTGATCAGCAGTCTGGCACGCGTCGAGGACTCCTCCTCGCCCCGGGCACCGGCGCTTCTGCTTTGACGTTCCGTACGATTCGAGAGCTTCCAGTTTCGTCGCTTCGAGGGGTCGCTCCGAAAAACTACCCCGTGACAATATCCTCGATGACGATCGAACGGTTCGTCGACCGACCGTCCTGGATACTATCAGCCACCTTTCTTCACCCTGCTACCGGAAGTTCCTTCCCTCTGCCACAAGGATTATAGCCTCTTGCGCGTTCTTCTTTGGAGATGAAAATACTGTCGGTACTCTTCGTCGGAAGATTCTAGTAGTTCTACGAGGTTACTTCACTGACACCGGTTCAGTTGTCACATCAGTTTGTCGCAATGGTTACCAAACGTGTCCCCGCAACCCCTTTCTCCGCGATGCGCGTGTCCCGTGGACATTCGACATCCCACGAGAGGAAAGAACACTTCCGAGTCCGAGAGAATAGACACGAGGCAGATTTTATCCACGGCCGACCACGAGAACGCGGTTCGATGAGGCATCCTTGTTCGCCGCTTCGTTTCTCAGCTTGCGCGGCATTCTGTCGACGCCGTTTGCAACCCTTCGCGTCCGCTGGTTGCCGTTCCGGCCGTCGCGTTTCCCCCGGTTCTGGTCCGCGACCGGTGTCGTCGGCCCACGAACGTCGTCCCGTACGTTCTCGCGAAGAAAGGAGAAGACCGATGCGATGGTGTACGCCGTACTTCCGGTGTGTGCACGCGTTCACAACGAAGTGTCAAGctcaaataaaagaaaagtcGCCCTCCGGGATCTCTTACTCCTCCCACGCACGCATCCCCCTCCTTTGGCGTTTGTGGTGTTCCTCTTCCACCGTTGCTCTTCTTCcgtctctttttctctccgtatctctccctctctctctttctctctgtcaGACCGTCGGTCGCGTACCACCGCGGctatcgtttcgtttcgtttcgtttcgtttcgttcgtgCAAACAGAGCCGGAACAGCAAACTTCCCGTGGCCGCGTCGTCGCGTCGTTACGCGTCGACGAGCGTCGCCGACACACCACCGAGCTGCGCGCACACGGCGCCGATACCAAAAGGGACGGCCGAGTAGCCTGCTTACCGATGCTTCCTCGAATTTCCGATCCACTGGGAACCGTGGCCGAGACGAAGAGGGCCGAACGAAAGGGGTGAGAAGAGCCGAAagcgaagagaaaagaagcgaaggaaaggaaaggaaaggagagGAAAGGAATCGCGCGATGTCCGAAAGGGGATGAATCGAGATCGAAATCGGTGGAAGGGATGGTGGgggagagggagagagagagaaagagaaagcgAGAGGGATGCTCGACGCTGAGAATACGAGTGGACGGCGAGTGGACGGCAAGTGGACGACGCGTGGCCACGCACTATATCGTTAATCCCCGTGTTTCGTTATCCCGACACGCTACTGCGAGCCGAAGAAGAGATGGACAGAATCTGATGATTCCACCTCCGTTGAAGCTCGAGACGAGGAGCTGTCAGGGAGATCGGTCTGTCTATGATGAACTCGGTGCGCAGTGCGCGGCTACGGGGGCCCTCCTCGCCCTCCCATAGGGAGAGAAAGGAGAGATAGGGAGCGCGGTAGGCACCGAAGAAACCAACTACCCCCCCACCATAACCACCACCATCCGGACCACGACCACCACTACCCGACTACGACCGCCACCACCCTGAAAGATTGAAACCGACCAGACGAGGATGCACGATCGCGAGTTAAACTAGCAACGAAGAGACGGACCGAGACGGAGCGCTGAGAAAAGCAGAGCCAGAACCAGAGCCAGAGCCAGAGAGACCAACTGAGAGAGGCAGAGACACCACGAGAGAGAACCTATGGCCAGTTTCTGCATCTCCCTCTGTTTCCTCCCACTTCCGACCACCTTTTTCTTTCCAATTCTCCTTCCCTCTCTCTTCTTCGCCGTCTTTATCGGCCGTACGACCGTCTGAAAACGCCTCTTCGCGAACCAACAGGTATTTCGCGTCGACTCTTCAACTTTCCGCGGAGTTTCTCTGGTCGCAAGGTCGATCCTCGAaattcttcctcttcttctttttcttcggaAACGGATCCGTCGTAATTTACGACCTGATCGAACACGACCAACTCTGTATTACTTGCCCCTTCggggaaggaaggaaagaagagggagacggaacggaacggaacggaaggaaggaaagaagaaagggaggTTGCCCTTGATCACGTGGCAGGAAAAGTAGGAGGAGCGAACTTCCCCTACCTAGCATCCCCCAGAGGATGCTCAATCGGCATAATTGAGGTTTATCTCCGTTCCCTAACTCTGTTTTCCGCCTACTACTCGAGCCCGATTCTCCGTTCTCCTTCTATTTCGCTTCGTCTCCTCGTCTCTCCAACGTTGCTCGTTTCCGTAGAATTGTGCAGAAGCGCGCGCGCGAATACCGTCGAATCGAGCAAGGGTCGCGGTCTTGTCCTATCGCAGTTACTCTCGAACCGTTTCGAAACGATCGACCACCGCACCGGATCGCTTTCAACGCGCTTATCCGTTCAGTCCTCTTGCCCCGTTCAATCCCACGCAGCCAATTAGCCGAGCTTTCGGTGTAACGACCGACTCGCCAAGATCCCAAAGACCGTTTCGCGATTATCGAGGGTGGAACGCGTAAGCGTAAGGGAAACCGTACCGTTCCCCTTTCGATCCAAGTTTCCGTCCTCCATCCCCCTTGTCATCCAACTTCGGCTCTTTgtccttttttcattttctgtcCTCTTGCTCGATCGGTCGAGCTCGGATTCATTGACGTGGTCGGTGAGTTGGCAATTAGTCGCAACGAGCCGGTACGCGCAGCCACGGGGCTACGGTTATAGCTTACCCCTGCCTGCTGCCACGTGGTCCAAGATCAAACGACATCCCGAATCAAAGCGAACTCGGTCGGGGTCTCCGGAGGAACGTCGGAGACGCGTCTCTTCGTTGATCATCGGATCGAAACGATGACGACGAACGAACGCGCAGGACTCGTTTGTCAGTGGCCATTAGAATTCACGTGCCAATGAACGAGAATGCGTCGCATTGCGTTACAGGGGTTCCAGGAGGATCGAACGTCGCGATTATCAGCCggttttctcctttttccaGCTTTAAAACAGGCACGCGGACCGATatctttcttatttattctttttcaagTCGATGCGCGCGAGAACCGACGATTCTACGTTCCATTCGTTTGGTAGTGGACGCTCATTGCCGGGCCAGGTACCTCGATCCCGATAAGATCGTTCCTGCTTCCATCGGAGTTTCTCCCGTTTTCTTCGTTCCTCCTCGTTGCTCCTCTCTTT
This genomic interval carries:
- the LOC114871799 gene encoding protein Wnt-10a produces the protein MPPSRSGRVYEGPPSRIAIRIGPTIALLLILLENRRATCLMSNSVDDWVSGNAVVCNGIPGLTKEQRELCHRNPDVTVAAIKGLQIAISECQHQFMWHRWNCSSLTPSSRTQQSSVLLQRGYRETAFAFAISAAGVAHSVARACSMGRLLSCGCDPSSYKGKPPAKARGTQWKWGGCSHNLDYGMEFSRQFLDTRERVGDIQSTVNLHNNQAGRLAVASNMQVRCKCHGMSGSCELKTCWKVAPDFRLVGKTLKVRFRNAVLVAQSNLGSVTPLTRVRGSRRRRPDRQRQRKHRGGGRKRRPRDLAKQLFYYQKSPNFCERDPSADIPGTAGRRCNKTSSGGDGCGSLCCGRGYNVVRQRRVEMCRCKFHWCCYVQCQNCTVEEWITVCK